One genomic segment of Desulforamulus reducens MI-1 includes these proteins:
- a CDS encoding SAF domain-containing protein translates to MDRKKGIIISLILSLVFTGAVIFSSNTKYAAATKTVEVAAVNQYIPAGKKITKDDIKMDRVPEKMAINLVQKADDVVGKTILVSLVKDQYIWKKAIAQGEAKKEGYIQVFIPTDLPSSACVIAGEVVDIYLVSKGGIESNSGLIYKGARVLNSLDQSGNEIDPARKNEVSQMAVNGSKVPVTVGVEVPEIVAPVIVQACSKKEIYLVKSNKLPKE, encoded by the coding sequence TTGGACAGAAAAAAAGGCATAATCATATCCCTGATTTTATCCTTGGTCTTTACGGGGGCAGTTATATTTAGTTCAAACACCAAATATGCTGCTGCAACCAAAACAGTGGAAGTAGCAGCAGTCAACCAATATATCCCGGCTGGTAAGAAAATTACTAAAGATGATATAAAAATGGATCGGGTTCCAGAAAAAATGGCTATCAATCTGGTGCAAAAGGCTGATGATGTAGTAGGTAAAACAATCCTAGTATCTCTTGTTAAAGACCAATATATTTGGAAGAAGGCTATTGCTCAGGGAGAAGCAAAGAAAGAGGGATATATACAAGTATTTATACCAACTGACCTGCCAAGTTCAGCCTGTGTAATTGCCGGTGAGGTGGTAGATATTTATTTAGTTTCCAAAGGGGGGATAGAATCAAACAGTGGCCTAATCTACAAAGGAGCCAGGGTGCTAAACTCACTTGATCAAAGTGGTAATGAAATTGACCCGGCAAGGAAGAATGAAGTCTCACAAATGGCCGTTAACGGAAGTAAAGTACCAGTGACTGTTGGAGTAGAGGTTCCGGAAATCGTGGCACCGGTAATTGTTCAGGCTTGCAGTAAGAAGGAAATATACCTAGTGAAGTCAAACAAACTCCCCAAAGAGTAG
- a CDS encoding type II secretion system F family protein, whose amino-acid sequence MLKILLLISLFFLFYSWTVGKYPEIKTIKQFLIRIGLPLIISISFFVLFTMFFMTPLSGALMAVLGWHLPGWLREKNEYRKLKKHRDQAKNFITSAGGLYGAGLETPQVLKAIAQSFPEPFASEFQSISARRELDPTTSVPKMLMELADKYNLPEMKAEAAVIAAASTAGGPAAAARGSKRLGKALRLRDELIQERIQATYEPKIASIFVITIIGVGLLLDATAFREYFKDGGQLAMSFSCLIFVGLTLITRRALKVDDIE is encoded by the coding sequence ATGCTTAAAATATTGCTTTTAATCTCCTTGTTTTTTCTTTTCTATAGTTGGACAGTGGGAAAATATCCAGAGATCAAAACAATAAAGCAATTCCTTATACGTATAGGACTACCCTTGATCATATCAATAAGTTTTTTTGTGCTATTCACCATGTTTTTTATGACTCCACTGTCAGGTGCACTTATGGCCGTTTTAGGCTGGCATCTTCCCGGCTGGTTGAGAGAAAAAAACGAATATAGAAAGCTCAAAAAACACCGTGATCAAGCAAAAAACTTTATTACCTCAGCCGGTGGCCTATACGGTGCTGGATTGGAAACTCCACAGGTATTAAAAGCTATTGCCCAAAGCTTCCCGGAGCCCTTTGCCTCTGAGTTTCAATCAATTTCTGCAAGGCGTGAATTAGATCCAACCACATCGGTGCCCAAGATGCTTATGGAGCTGGCAGATAAATATAATCTACCGGAAATGAAGGCTGAAGCTGCGGTTATTGCAGCCGCCAGCACCGCCGGGGGACCGGCTGCTGCAGCCAGGGGATCAAAGCGATTAGGAAAAGCTCTTAGACTCAGGGATGAACTTATCCAAGAAAGAATACAAGCCACCTATGAACCAAAAATTGCATCCATTTTTGTAATAACGATTATTGGCGTCGGACTATTGCTGGATGCCACCGCCTTTAGAGAATATTTCAAAGATGGGGGTCAACTGGCAATGTCATTTAGCTGCCTTATTTTTGTAGGACTAACACTAATAACAAGGAGGGCGTTAAAAGTCGATGATATTGAATAG
- a CDS encoding CpaF/VirB11 family protein produces MGLEFESNDWTEQTETQKEKIIQDIATQLSKQHPQLFSGNLKGFDPAPLVRQAVITRKDLAAGETEEVYQAIMGQITGYGPLAEFFTGSDALEVTEVMINPTANGNKIFYGKHGRHWPTTKQYFKDAEEVTRFCQKICEDAGRPFTVDSPIVDAWMKDGSRIAVMGFKASPLGTAATIRKSPLVRPPMKLSKLVEYEMLPDFAVKLIVDLLVGGQANLAFCGRTDSGKTTFMRACGEFINPEERVIVAETSYELAFPHLPNCINLVEVSYGNTVVVAMVDLCKTVNRNNPDRAMVGELRSSEIVAASQIAASTSGGFWTSLHAGNVYDLRGRIHGMFFEGGMKLDKEFLDDKIRSMFNFVIFLDKDRNKKRTLMQIVEVTPEGYNSVIRFDTETYAKSQGKTRRWLYENTISQDGLANLAFRGANITEDYEKIKNKFLYVGGESNA; encoded by the coding sequence TTGGGTTTAGAGTTTGAAAGCAATGACTGGACTGAGCAAACAGAGACCCAGAAGGAAAAAATAATTCAGGACATAGCTACTCAATTGTCAAAACAGCATCCCCAATTGTTTAGTGGTAACTTGAAAGGTTTTGATCCGGCACCACTGGTTAGGCAAGCTGTCATAACCAGAAAAGATTTGGCTGCTGGGGAAACTGAGGAAGTTTATCAGGCAATCATGGGACAGATAACCGGTTACGGTCCCCTGGCTGAATTTTTCACCGGATCTGATGCATTAGAAGTAACAGAAGTAATGATTAACCCCACTGCCAATGGTAATAAAATATTTTACGGTAAACATGGTCGCCATTGGCCAACAACAAAGCAGTACTTCAAAGACGCTGAAGAAGTAACAAGGTTTTGCCAAAAGATTTGTGAGGATGCAGGTCGGCCATTCACTGTTGATTCACCAATAGTAGATGCCTGGATGAAAGATGGCTCCCGTATCGCTGTAATGGGCTTTAAAGCAAGCCCCCTTGGTACAGCGGCAACCATCCGTAAGTCTCCCCTAGTTAGGCCACCGATGAAACTTAGTAAGTTAGTGGAATATGAAATGCTGCCTGATTTTGCAGTTAAACTCATTGTGGACTTATTAGTAGGGGGTCAGGCAAACCTTGCATTTTGCGGTCGTACAGACTCTGGCAAAACAACCTTTATGAGGGCATGTGGAGAATTTATCAATCCTGAAGAACGGGTCATAGTGGCAGAAACCAGTTATGAGCTAGCCTTTCCACACTTGCCAAACTGCATAAATCTAGTGGAAGTTTCTTATGGCAATACCGTCGTTGTTGCCATGGTAGACCTTTGTAAAACCGTCAACAGGAATAACCCTGACCGAGCAATGGTAGGTGAGCTTAGAAGTTCAGAAATCGTTGCAGCGTCTCAAATAGCGGCCTCTACCTCAGGTGGGTTTTGGACAAGCCTTCACGCTGGTAATGTTTATGATCTGAGAGGCAGAATTCACGGCATGTTTTTTGAAGGTGGCATGAAGCTGGACAAAGAGTTTCTTGATGATAAAATTCGCTCCATGTTTAATTTCGTGATCTTCCTGGATAAAGACCGAAATAAGAAACGTACTCTTATGCAGATCGTCGAAGTAACTCCCGAAGGATATAATTCTGTAATAAGATTTGATACTGAAACCTACGCTAAAAGCCAAGGAAAAACAAGAAGATGGCTCTATGAAAACACCATCAGTCAAGATGGCCTGGCCAACCTAGCTTTCCGGGGTGCCAACATAACAGAAGACTACGAAAAGATAAAAAACAAATTCCTTTATGTAGGAGGAGAAAGTAATGCTTAA